The genomic window GGGAAGAGGCGGAGGCGTTGGACGCTGCCCGCGCGCGCCTCGCCGCCACCGAGGCCGCGGCCCGCGAGGCCGCCGCCGCGCTGGACGCGCAATTCGCCGAGGCGCAGCGCAACCTGACCCTCCAGACCCGCGCCGAGCGCCGCGCCGCCGAACAGGCGGAGGCCGCCATCGCCCGCGCCACCTCGCTGGCCGAGGCGCTGGCGCGGGTCGAGGCAGCCCAGGCGCGGGCGGAGGCGGCGCGCGCCCGGGCCGAGGCCCGCGCGGCCGCGGCCGCCGCCCGCCGCGCCCGGCCCGCCCCCGCCCCCGCGCCGGCCCCACCCCCGGCCGACCCCACACCCGCCGGCAGCATCCCCCCCGTCGCCGGGCGGCTGGTGCGCGGCTTCGGCTCGCCCGGCGAGGGCGGGCCGGCGCGGGGGCTGACCTTCTCGGCGGCACCCGGCGCGCGGGTGGTGACGCCATGCGCGGGGTCCATCGCCTTCGCCGCGCCCTTCCGCAGCTATGGGCACCTCGTCATCGTCGAATGCGGGGCGGGGCAGCACCTGGTGCTGGGGGGCATGGCGCGGCTGGATGTGCGGGCCGGCCAGCGCCTGCGCGCGGGCGAGCCGGTGGGGGTGCTGGCGCCCTCGGGCAGCCCCACCCTCTATGTGGAGCTGCGGCGGCGCGGCGAGGCGGTGGACCCCCGCCCGCTGCTGCGGATTTGACCCGGCGCCGTTCCGGGTTAATTCGGGGCAAGGATAAAGGAGACGACCATGCCCCAGCCCGCCCACCCGGCCGCCGTGAACGGCCTCACCCTCGCCCAGGCCGAGACCATCGCCGATGCCGCCCTCGCCAAGGGCCGCGAGCTGGGGCTGCTGCCGCTCTGCGTCGTGGTGCTGGATGCCGGCGGCCATGTGAAGGTGATGAAGCGCGAGGATGGCGCGAGCCTGCTGCGCCCCGAGATCGCGATGGGCAAGGCCTATGGCGCGCTGGCCATGGGCTTCGGCACGCGGGAGCTGGCGCGGCGGGCCCAGTCCATGCCGGGCTTCACCAACGCGCTGTCCGACCTGACGGGCGGCAAAGCGGTGCCGGCCCAGGGCGGCGTGCTGGTGCGCGATGCGGCCCATGTGCTGCTCGGCGCCGTGGGCATCTCGGGCGATGTCTCGGCCAAGGATGAGGAAGCCTGCATCGCGGGCATCGAGGCGGCCGGGCTGGCGCCGGACACGGGTGATCCCGCCTGACCCTCATCAGGGACTGACAGCGGCGCGCGGATGGGCCTAGGCTCCCTTCCCGAGGAACCGGGAAAGGGAGAACCATCATGCGCGCCAACAACCTGCACATGGCGGATATCGCCCATATGGTGCACCAGCAGACCGACCTCGACGCCCATGGGCGCGAGGGGGCGGTGCTGATCGCCAAGGGTGACGGCGTGCATGTGGTGGACACCGAGGGCCGGCGCTACATCGAGGCCATGGCGGGTCTCTGGTGCGCGTCGCTCGGCTTTTCCGAGAAGCGGCTGGCGGATGCGGCCTACAAGCAGCTTCTCGCCCTGCCCTACTACCACACCTTCTTCCAGAAGGGGCATGAGCCCTCGGTGCGGCTCGCCGAAAAGCTCGTGGAGATGGCGCCCGGCGACCTCAGCCACGTGATGTTCCAATGCTCGGGCAGCGAGGCCAATGACGCGGCCATCAAGGTCATCTGGTACTACAACAATCTGCGCGGCAAGCCGCAGAAGAAGAAGCTGATCGGGCGCATCCGCGGCTATCACGGCAACACCGTCGCCACCGCGTCCCTGTCCGGCCAGCCGCACATGCAGGCGGATTTCGACCTGCCCTATGGCGACCGCTTCCTGCACATCTCCAACCCGCACTACTACCGCTTCCACGAGGCGGGCGAGACGGAGCGCGAATTCTCCGCCCGCATGGCCGCCGAGCTCGAAGCCCTGATCGAGCGCGAGGGCGCCGACACCATCGCCGCCTTCTTCGCCGAGCCGGTGCAGGGCGGCGGCGGCGCCATCACCCCGCCGGAGGGGTATTTCGACCTCATCCAGCCCATCCTGAAGAAGCACGACATCCTCTTCGTGGCCGATGAGGTGATCTGCGGCTTCGGCCGCACCGGGAACCTCTGGGGCTGTGAGACCTATGGCATCACACCCGACATCCTGACCTGCGCGAAGCAGCTCACGGCCGCCTACCAGCCGCTCTCCGCCACGCTGATCAGCCGGCCCATCCAGGAGGCGCTGATCGCGGGCTCGAAGAAGCATGGCAGCTTCGGCCATGGCTTCACCTATGGCGGCCATCCGGTGGCCTGCGCGGTGGGGCTGGAGACGCTGGCCATCTATGAGGAGCGCGACATGGTGGGCCATGTGCGCGCCGTCTCGCCCGCCTTCCTCGACGGGCTGGCCGCCTTCCGCGACCATCCGCTGGTGGGCGATGTGCGGGGCGTGGGGTTGATCGCCGGCGTGGAACTCATGGCCGACAAGGCCACCCGCACGCCCTTCGCCCCCAGCCGCAAGGTGGGCGTGCTGGTGCAGAACAAGTGCCATGAGGCCGGGCTGATCGTCCGCGCCATCGGCGACCGCATCGCCTTCACGCCGCCGCTCATCATCAGCGAGGCCGAGATCCAGGACATGTGCCGCCGCTTCGGCCAGGGCCTGGACGCCGCCTGGGCCGAGCTGGGGCCGGAGGCACGCGCCGCCGCGGAGTGAACAAACCAGAAGTTACAAGCCTGTGGCGCAAGGCAGCCCCGCATGTTCAGGAATGCCTCGCAAACCGGGACGAATGCCGCTAATATAGGCGTCATGGCCCCCACAAAGCCACTTCTTGAGACGCGGCGGAAGGCCGGGGCTCCCGCCCCGCGCCGTTCCACGCGCCTCTACCCGACCGTGGCGGCCATCGTGATCCTGTGCCTGCTGGGCGTCTGGGGCATCGTCACCTATCGCGGCCACACCGAGGCGCGGCGCGAGGCGGAACGCCTGACCGAAGCCGTCGCCGTCGCCCTGTCCGACCAGCTCACCCGCGCCATCCAGACCGTGGACCTCATGCTGCTGGACGTGGCTGAGCGCCCGCGGGAACGGGTGGCGGCCGCGCTGGCCGGCGAACGTTCCAGCCTGCTGGGGGATCTCACGCAGCTTCGCGCGCTGGGCGTCACCGATACGGGCGGCGTGGTGATCCACGCCACGGCGGACCCGCTGGTGGGCGTGGACCTCGCCAACCGTGACTGGTTCCGCGTGCTGCGCTTCGGCGGGCAGCAGCTGCGCCTGGGCCCGCCCGAGGCCGGGCGCTTCCTGGCCGGCACCAACCCCCGCGCCATCGCGGAAAGCGGGCTGTGGTCCATTCCCCTCGCCCGCGCCATCCGCACGGCCACAGGCGAGTTCGACGG from Roseococcus microcysteis includes these protein-coding regions:
- a CDS encoding GlcG/HbpS family heme-binding protein, encoding MPQPAHPAAVNGLTLAQAETIADAALAKGRELGLLPLCVVVLDAGGHVKVMKREDGASLLRPEIAMGKAYGALAMGFGTRELARRAQSMPGFTNALSDLTGGKAVPAQGGVLVRDAAHVLLGAVGISGDVSAKDEEACIAGIEAAGLAPDTGDPA
- a CDS encoding murein hydrolase activator EnvC family protein; the encoded protein is MMRGWFLGAAIWLAAGGGVAAQSAAEAQRQAAEARRAAEAAEERRAEAEAEAERLATERVAGAARAQAAERALLDATERAEALATAEAAARAEVAELSARIAPLLPVLMRVAREPAPLLLAAPLPPEEVTLGLAAMRGMVREAQLLAARLRDAATRAREEAEALDAARARLAATEAAAREAAAALDAQFAEAQRNLTLQTRAERRAAEQAEAAIARATSLAEALARVEAAQARAEAARARAEARAAAAAARRARPAPAPAPAPPPADPTPAGSIPPVAGRLVRGFGSPGEGGPARGLTFSAAPGARVVTPCAGSIAFAAPFRSYGHLVIVECGAGQHLVLGGMARLDVRAGQRLRAGEPVGVLAPSGSPTLYVELRRRGEAVDPRPLLRI
- a CDS encoding aminotransferase — translated: MRANNLHMADIAHMVHQQTDLDAHGREGAVLIAKGDGVHVVDTEGRRYIEAMAGLWCASLGFSEKRLADAAYKQLLALPYYHTFFQKGHEPSVRLAEKLVEMAPGDLSHVMFQCSGSEANDAAIKVIWYYNNLRGKPQKKKLIGRIRGYHGNTVATASLSGQPHMQADFDLPYGDRFLHISNPHYYRFHEAGETEREFSARMAAELEALIEREGADTIAAFFAEPVQGGGGAITPPEGYFDLIQPILKKHDILFVADEVICGFGRTGNLWGCETYGITPDILTCAKQLTAAYQPLSATLISRPIQEALIAGSKKHGSFGHGFTYGGHPVACAVGLETLAIYEERDMVGHVRAVSPAFLDGLAAFRDHPLVGDVRGVGLIAGVELMADKATRTPFAPSRKVGVLVQNKCHEAGLIVRAIGDRIAFTPPLIISEAEIQDMCRRFGQGLDAAWAELGPEARAAAE